Proteins encoded by one window of Amaranthus tricolor cultivar Red isolate AtriRed21 chromosome 4, ASM2621246v1, whole genome shotgun sequence:
- the LOC130810268 gene encoding uncharacterized protein LOC130810268: MATIIPTTEEDPVLSVVRFINEFSWADAGADVAHTQVEEFCQEAQNCMVDGRWLDLASLILTSADVVFTKVAERDIECVYTVICNLVTKPENRDEVLNIVTHVCEKVIQHPNEKPALRLKILFNLYNLLEDANIRFYVYLKALNFAVSGKVTEHVILSIMKIDTFLKEWDLTVQDQRELYLAVFKVLKESKSSGKESFNFLAKYLATFAPEDEHAMNEVKEDAANAIVEFVKAPDMFQCDLLDMPSVAQLESDAKYSLLYQLLKILLTQRLDSYLEFQTAKSDLLKSYGLVHEDCLVKMRLMSLVDLASSESGQIPYALIKDTLRINDDEVAYWVVKAITVKLLDCKMDQMNQVVIVSRCTERLFGQQQWESLRSKLGTWRGNIANVINTIQANKVTEETAQANQSMTVR, from the exons ATGGCGACTATAATTCCAACAACCGAAGAAGATCCTGTTCTTTCCGTCGTCCgttttattaatgaattttcTTGGGCCGACGCTGGTGCCGAT GTTGCTCATACTCAAGTTGAGGAATTTTGCCAAGAAGCGCAGAATTGTATGGTGGATGGAAGATGGCTTGATTTGGCTTCGTTGATTCTCACATCTGCCGATGTGGTTTTTACGAAAGTTGCTGAGAGAG ACATTGAGTGTGTCTACACTGTAATTTGCAACCTGGTTACAAAGCCTGAGAATCGTGATGAGGTTTTGAATATTGTGACACATGTGTGTGAAAAAGTTATCCAACATCCAAATGAGAAGCCTGCTCTGCGCTTGAAGAT ATTGTTCAATCTATATAATCTACTTGAAGACGCAAACATCCGTTTCTATGTCTACTTGAAGGCCCTCAACTTTGCTGTCAGTGGTAAAGTTACTGAGCATGTTATTCTTTCTATCATGAAAATTGATACTTTCTTGAAGGAATGGGATCTTACTGTCCAAGATCAGAGAGAGCTTTATCTCGCAGTTTTCAAAGTTTTAAAAGAGAGTAAAAG CTCTGGAAAGGAATCATTCAACTTCCTTGCAAAATATTTGGCAACATTCGCCCCTGAAGATGAACATGCTATGAATGAAGTCAAAGAGGATGCTGCCAATGCTATAGTTGAGTTTGTGAAGGCTCCTGATATGTTTCAG TGTGATTTGTTGGACATGCCATCAGTAGCACAACTGGAGAGTGATGCCAAATACTCACTTTTATATCAACTTCTGAAGATCCTCCTCACTCAGAGGCTGGATTCTTACTTGGAATTTCAGACAGCAAAATCTGACTTGCTGAAGAGCTATG GCCTTGTTCATGAAGATTGTCTGGTGAAGATGAGACTGATGTCATTGGTTGATCTTGCCTCTAGTGAATCCGGGCAAATTCCATATGCTCTTATCAAGGATACTCTTAGA ATCAATGATGATGAGGTAGCGTATTGGGTTGTAAAGGCCATTACTGTCAAGTTGCTTGATTGTAAGATGGATCAGATGAATCAAGTCGTCATTGTGAG CCGCTGCACTGAGCGATTGTTTGGGCAGCAACAATGGGAAAGCCTTCGGTCAAAACTAGGAACATGGAGG